A stretch of Microbulbifer bruguierae DNA encodes these proteins:
- a CDS encoding Ni/Fe hydrogenase subunit alpha produces the protein MAKSKTIKVDYLARVEGEGALYVRYDDGGVHDVKLKIFEPPRFFEGFMRGRDLREAPDITARICGICPIAYQMSAVYAMEDALGLTLPPELHALRRLIYCGEWIESHTLHIYMLHAPDFLGYPGAVAMAKDHPQIVQNGLRIKKAGNAIVGLLGGREVHPINVRVGGFYRVPNAAELQPLREQLLHARDMAIETVRWTASLPFPNFERAQSEQYEFVALSHADEYPMNRGSITSTRGLAIPVSAYESHFREEHIEYSSALHSTLIERGAYFVGPMARYNLNADRLSPLVRQLADEVGFPPFTANPFQSIVVRSLEVLFAFDEALRLIDNYRRPDVSYVPVAPCAGTGYGATEAPRGLLYHRYQIDDAGKIAAAKIVAPTSQNQKTIEDDLRLILPKFMHLPEKQLQARCEQAIRNYDPCISCSTHFLKLHLQRSERIGP, from the coding sequence ATGGCCAAGAGTAAGACCATCAAAGTCGATTACCTCGCGCGGGTTGAGGGTGAGGGTGCGCTCTACGTCCGCTACGACGATGGCGGTGTGCACGATGTCAAGTTGAAGATCTTTGAGCCGCCACGATTTTTTGAAGGCTTTATGCGAGGGCGGGATTTGCGCGAAGCGCCAGATATCACCGCACGTATCTGCGGCATCTGTCCGATTGCTTACCAGATGAGTGCCGTATACGCGATGGAAGATGCCCTGGGGCTGACTCTGCCGCCAGAGCTCCATGCGCTGCGCCGGTTGATCTACTGCGGTGAGTGGATCGAAAGCCACACTCTACACATCTATATGCTCCACGCCCCCGACTTCCTTGGCTACCCCGGTGCCGTCGCTATGGCCAAAGATCACCCACAGATTGTTCAGAATGGCCTCCGCATCAAAAAGGCTGGCAATGCCATAGTAGGTTTGTTGGGGGGCAGAGAGGTGCACCCGATCAACGTGCGTGTTGGAGGGTTCTACCGGGTTCCGAATGCAGCTGAGCTGCAACCACTTCGCGAGCAACTGTTGCACGCCCGCGACATGGCCATCGAAACTGTGCGCTGGACCGCGTCCTTGCCATTTCCAAACTTCGAGCGCGCCCAGTCTGAACAGTACGAATTTGTCGCACTCTCACATGCAGATGAATATCCGATGAATCGTGGTTCGATTACCTCAACGCGCGGTTTGGCGATACCGGTAAGCGCGTACGAGAGCCATTTCCGCGAGGAGCACATTGAGTACAGCAGCGCGCTGCACAGTACCCTGATCGAACGCGGAGCCTATTTTGTTGGCCCGATGGCACGCTACAACCTGAACGCAGACAGGCTATCGCCGTTGGTGCGACAGCTGGCTGATGAGGTCGGCTTTCCGCCGTTTACAGCGAATCCGTTCCAGAGCATCGTGGTGCGAAGTCTTGAGGTGCTGTTTGCGTTTGATGAAGCGTTACGACTTATCGACAATTACCGTCGACCGGACGTTTCGTATGTGCCAGTAGCACCCTGCGCTGGAACGGGCTATGGGGCCACCGAAGCACCGCGCGGTCTGCTCTACCACCGCTATCAAATTGACGACGCCGGCAAAATTGCCGCGGCGAAGATCGTCGCACCAACCTCGCAGAATCAGAAAACCATTGAGGATGACCTGCGCCTGATACTGCCAAAGTTCATGCACCTGCCAGAAAAGCAGTTGCAGGCGCGGTGTGAGCAGGCAATCCGCAATTACGATCCGTGTATTTCCTGTTCTACCCATTTTCTGAAGCTGCACCTGCAGCGTTCAGAGAGGATCGGGCCATGA
- a CDS encoding hydrogenase/urease maturation nickel metallochaperone HypA, which yields MHEQSLISDLLEKIYRLAASEDGRLVAAKLRLGALAHISSEHLREHFDQAISGTALEGLRLHIEEHKDIHHAEAQEIVLDSLEFEHPDE from the coding sequence GTGCACGAGCAATCCCTGATCAGCGATTTACTGGAAAAAATCTACCGGCTGGCGGCCTCTGAAGACGGCAGACTGGTAGCCGCGAAACTTCGCCTGGGAGCGTTAGCCCATATCTCTTCAGAACACTTGCGTGAACATTTTGACCAAGCTATCTCAGGCACGGCGTTGGAGGGGCTGCGGTTACACATCGAGGAGCACAAGGACATACACCACGCCGAAGCCCAGGAAATAGTCCTCGATAGCCTGGAGTTTGAGCATCCCGATGAATAG
- a CDS encoding hydrogenase maturation protease, with amino-acid sequence MSDWAVISLGNRFRGDDSVGPYLLHRLRSQIEPAVPCIENGGDMVNLLEAWKDRRICLVDAVANDDLAAGAILRLDGLSETVLPSLCTTSSHGINLGEALEMGRLMHALPQRLDIYGICGENFAISAGLSPAVLAAAEIVEQEILDLLDTHTGGRTCTSNP; translated from the coding sequence ATGAGCGATTGGGCGGTAATCAGTCTCGGTAATCGCTTTCGAGGAGACGACAGTGTAGGCCCGTATCTGCTTCACCGTTTGCGGTCGCAAATCGAGCCTGCGGTACCCTGCATTGAAAACGGTGGTGATATGGTGAATCTACTGGAGGCCTGGAAAGACCGCAGAATCTGTCTGGTGGACGCCGTCGCCAACGACGATCTCGCTGCCGGTGCGATCCTGCGTCTCGACGGACTCTCGGAAACGGTGCTGCCGAGCCTTTGCACCACGTCCAGCCACGGTATCAATCTTGGGGAGGCACTTGAGATGGGGCGCCTTATGCACGCCTTGCCACAACGACTGGATATCTATGGGATTTGTGGGGAGAACTTTGCCATCAGCGCTGGCCTGTCGCCGGCAGTGTTGGCCGCTGCAGAAATCGTGGAACAGGAAATTCTCGATCTGCTAGATACACACACCGGAGGTCGGACGTGCACGAGCAATCCCTGA
- a CDS encoding NADH-quinone oxidoreductase subunit B family protein: protein MVQPARNLDGSNTKARLAVWKFTSCDGCQLSLLDCEDELLQLADCVEIAYFMEASSATSPGPYDLSLVEGSVTTADEVRRIHEIRAQSRILVTIGACATAGGIQALRNFSDVDDFIAAVYAHPEYIDTLKTSTPIGAHVPVDFELHGCPINKRQLLEVISAFLHQRPPQVPAHSVCIECKMRGNVCVWVAHGTPCLGPVTHAGCGAICPTYSRGCYGCYGPKENPNTVSLCHWWQQELGAEKALVIEYLRNFNAASPVFEAASRKLEGDDGQE from the coding sequence GTGGTTCAACCTGCGCGCAATCTAGACGGGTCCAACACCAAGGCACGCCTTGCAGTATGGAAATTCACGTCCTGTGACGGCTGCCAGCTGAGTCTGCTGGATTGCGAGGACGAACTGCTGCAGTTGGCGGACTGCGTGGAAATCGCCTACTTCATGGAGGCCTCCAGCGCCACATCACCAGGGCCCTATGACCTGTCGCTGGTGGAAGGTTCTGTGACTACGGCGGATGAAGTGCGCCGCATCCATGAAATCCGTGCGCAGTCGCGGATACTCGTGACCATCGGAGCCTGTGCGACGGCGGGTGGTATCCAGGCTTTACGCAATTTCTCCGATGTCGATGATTTCATTGCCGCGGTTTACGCCCACCCTGAATACATCGACACCCTGAAAACTTCTACGCCCATCGGTGCGCATGTACCGGTGGATTTCGAACTGCACGGTTGCCCCATCAATAAGCGACAGCTGCTGGAAGTAATCAGCGCTTTTCTGCACCAGCGACCGCCACAGGTGCCCGCGCATTCGGTATGCATCGAGTGCAAAATGCGTGGCAACGTATGTGTCTGGGTAGCCCATGGCACACCCTGTCTGGGGCCGGTAACCCATGCGGGTTGCGGTGCCATTTGCCCCACGTATTCCCGTGGTTGCTACGGATGTTACGGTCCAAAAGAAAATCCCAACACGGTTTCCCTGTGTCACTGGTGGCAGCAAGAACTGGGCGCCGAGAAGGCGCTCGTGATTGAGTATCTGCGCAACTTCAATGCCGCCTCACCAGTTTTTGAGGCCGCAAGCAGGAAACTGGAAGGCGACGATGGCCAAGAGTAA